One Pseudodesulfovibrio sp. S3 DNA window includes the following coding sequences:
- a CDS encoding Ig-like domain-containing protein produces MADPKTQAMQVSLPGAGKTQTYQLSADTPIHFDFDLAEAVFTGKNGNLEIAIEGGGTVVLEGYQELADAGTLPIFEMMNGEVVTGDVYLFAFADVTDPTAEELETAADGAASGSGAGEYSDDAGSLGDGLDALGGQDDAYGPHGAPTISGILGNIAPVATDDFAEIEEAGDPDGVYGKHAMFVQGYDDNPEDYLQGWGEDEIDPDQVTFLPLGDGYGLLLYNPNPPQETVTEEGNVIDNDYDPDGNDDLLLMKTIDYVGENHDGVEEPGVEVITDNTVIMGKYGVLVIDPDGSWDYALNQEWADELNEGESFDEVFNYTIVDGEGAESNLASLTITVFGSNDMPVAVDDFNVQAVEYGDSTDYGLYADVDDAESGNVIVHDEDHQDYTGKELIGTPKQSALFDGDNDEPNGEPDDEPDNVFVRVTGNVLAGDAAGGGTDSDPDSGDLPDGQTTFVLGVYSHATMDLAYEVPVEGNTGEPFDFKAMHPDQTFDIATLPDGLDTSYTVHGEFGYLTVEADGDYFYTLYTPRDEEGYENLNALNYDNPGTDEFTYAIMDDSGAFSYANLTFTVNGANDAPEAFSNENSVIEFGEEHILAGLTEEDYTGGTATGNVITDENSEGMTDTDVDNDDVTGIFVESISHGEVTETVYNYDGDTTDYVTIDGDYGTLKIWEDGTYEYQVNNDNLDVQGLNYQDTLTETFTYVTTNKYEDGVNSEDASSEPATLTITINGTNDAPIGVDDVPTEVFVDDWSGAIALDSGDGYSIGGMTFTASIEGHEATLSVTSQGLGVSSWLLDDPAIDGALGDESVRIDFDSAMSSVEIELSGFHPTSPGYDDAKATMYDADGNELGSVTLGDDNQDTGSTLSLSSENGNIAYVIIETAGDANDDFYIESVKATPADPGEGGVVAVENITESDALHDGSYITQGAVHVGGNVLANDWDYDNVDYPETGYPDGSTELSVTGVNAGVVADYHDVDDNVSGSTATTIVGTYGTLTIGADGQYTYTPDQLAAQQLNVDDLMPEVFTYTVQDPYGVERSATLTIQVQGTNDGPEAHNDYSNLATEAGDRYGDADIPAIDVSGNVLLNDRDVDNTDYSDSSDPAEIQLTVSKAFSWYNGDLDDLADDGGTSVLEGRWGTLTINADGSYTYEVDADKTQGLDEGSVVRDVFSYEVTDQGGKSDIAQLTFDVNGTNDNPNAVDNSNVVVELGDGPTEGPTFGPLSDDTARGNVKLNDSDDDDWNYQLTINGIAKGDLDDDVAANYDADDFTGIGGMPTTIAGEWGTLTINQYGQYQYTLNEGATDPLDTDDVEHDTFTYRVIDDNGDFDLATLTFTVYGNNDAPVAVDDYVSEYMQVTNAFEATGVDVDGAQQLISMDGITVTAYVDNDHKPWNNGDHRHPDLTTKTLNGYTGIGVSSDKDIDSGEVDLTKKGEDEYLVVSMDNPAESVTIELGALFANSGYDGGRTEYAQATAWGRNANNQLVKLGTVNVSGDSDGLVEFTMEGYDFDIERIVLQPVTNYAGKNGNNSDFVLVSVEASSHTAIDEGQTEPVIIKIADILANDYDVDALDTVSFAGLVAGSENGGWAEVVGDEIWFHVDADTNMNNGATDFEYSVTDGDRTSTATVHLEVNPTNDAPTAETFAVETNEDNAISIDVLAHAADVDLADNPGAGDVLSIDGITDPAHGTVEIVNGEVLYTPNADYYGPDSFTYTIIDGQGGSVTETVNVTVNPLNDAPIGIDDVGPGIFVTDSDTPVDHYGWTAGNLVNADFSGRHLVDGNQQSIHLNGVTVVGHSDAFFGFDLEHEDQGIGIDSKILWPWPNDTDEVDNKYNESMDLNFDNDLFSVALNLGEITNGESVRITINYADGTQGTQTVGHTSANGDTSSVTLGLNASGSPIRSINLAPGNNGSSFTLEQLAMTAAAWGITSTTYEDGFTVSGPVEGNVLGNDIDVDDVDLDVSAIHGFGGDGTFDATTGEFTVYGEHGSTLVINAETGHYEYTPGDLDGVSESYTDTFTYTVTDGHNADQGVSPATATLEIPVHVNANIVDSLDDGGTTMTGTAGEDVIYIHQDATMVDLSDGGADTVIVDPDYINGSGQSVTIQGFDTDDTLILSDLLGESVTFDSYSEGDLTLTVTDSSGTEQATIIIDNYVLNGADPSAFVGHSVDIGSNHESIDSLIQHILDSPDNI; encoded by the coding sequence ATGGCTGACCCCAAAACCCAAGCAATGCAGGTCTCCCTGCCCGGCGCAGGGAAGACACAGACGTATCAGCTCTCGGCTGACACCCCTATCCATTTTGATTTCGACTTGGCCGAAGCCGTTTTCACCGGCAAAAACGGCAATCTCGAAATCGCCATCGAAGGTGGAGGGACGGTCGTCCTCGAAGGTTACCAGGAATTGGCGGATGCCGGCACCCTGCCCATTTTTGAAATGATGAACGGTGAAGTGGTGACCGGAGACGTCTACCTCTTTGCCTTTGCCGACGTCACCGACCCCACGGCAGAAGAACTCGAAACCGCAGCCGATGGTGCTGCCTCCGGTTCAGGCGCCGGCGAATACAGCGACGACGCAGGTTCCCTGGGCGATGGGCTTGACGCTCTCGGTGGACAGGATGATGCCTACGGTCCGCACGGCGCCCCCACTATTTCCGGTATTTTGGGCAACATCGCCCCCGTAGCTACCGACGACTTTGCCGAAATCGAAGAAGCGGGCGACCCAGACGGAGTCTACGGCAAGCACGCAATGTTCGTGCAAGGCTATGATGACAACCCCGAGGACTATCTCCAGGGTTGGGGAGAAGATGAAATCGACCCCGATCAGGTCACATTCCTGCCCTTGGGAGATGGTTACGGCCTCCTTCTTTACAATCCCAATCCTCCCCAAGAAACCGTGACCGAAGAAGGCAACGTAATCGATAACGATTACGATCCCGACGGCAACGACGATCTGCTTCTGATGAAGACCATCGACTATGTTGGCGAAAACCACGACGGCGTGGAGGAGCCAGGCGTCGAAGTCATCACGGACAATACCGTAATCATGGGCAAATACGGCGTTCTGGTTATCGACCCGGACGGTTCCTGGGATTACGCCCTGAACCAGGAATGGGCCGATGAGCTCAATGAAGGCGAGTCCTTCGATGAGGTCTTCAACTACACCATCGTTGACGGGGAAGGCGCCGAAAGCAACCTGGCAAGCCTGACCATCACGGTCTTCGGTTCCAACGACATGCCCGTTGCCGTGGACGACTTCAACGTCCAGGCCGTCGAATACGGCGACTCCACCGATTACGGCCTGTACGCCGATGTGGACGATGCCGAATCCGGCAACGTGATCGTGCACGACGAAGACCACCAAGATTACACCGGCAAAGAATTGATCGGCACGCCCAAACAAAGCGCGTTGTTTGATGGCGATAACGACGAACCTAATGGCGAACCTGACGACGAACCCGACAACGTCTTTGTTCGGGTTACCGGCAACGTGCTCGCCGGAGATGCAGCCGGCGGCGGCACTGACAGCGACCCGGATTCCGGGGATCTTCCCGACGGTCAGACCACCTTCGTGCTCGGTGTCTACTCTCACGCCACCATGGATCTTGCCTACGAAGTCCCGGTTGAAGGCAACACCGGCGAACCCTTCGACTTCAAGGCCATGCACCCTGACCAGACCTTTGACATCGCCACGCTCCCGGACGGCCTGGACACCTCGTACACGGTTCACGGCGAGTTCGGCTACCTGACCGTCGAGGCAGACGGCGATTACTTCTATACCTTGTATACGCCCAGAGACGAAGAGGGTTACGAAAACCTCAACGCCCTGAACTATGACAACCCCGGCACCGACGAGTTCACCTATGCTATCATGGACGACTCCGGCGCGTTCAGCTACGCCAACCTCACCTTCACGGTGAACGGCGCCAACGACGCTCCCGAGGCCTTCTCCAACGAAAACAGCGTCATCGAATTCGGCGAAGAACACATCCTGGCCGGCCTGACCGAAGAGGATTACACGGGAGGCACCGCCACCGGCAACGTCATTACCGACGAAAACAGCGAAGGCATGACCGATACCGATGTGGACAACGACGATGTGACCGGCATCTTTGTCGAATCCATCTCCCACGGCGAAGTAACCGAGACCGTATACAACTACGACGGCGACACCACCGATTACGTCACCATCGACGGCGACTACGGTACCCTGAAGATCTGGGAAGACGGAACCTACGAATACCAGGTGAACAACGACAACCTGGACGTTCAGGGCCTCAACTACCAAGACACCCTGACCGAGACCTTCACCTACGTCACCACCAACAAATACGAAGACGGCGTCAACAGCGAAGACGCCTCTTCCGAGCCCGCCACCCTGACCATCACCATCAACGGCACCAACGATGCTCCCATCGGCGTCGACGACGTTCCCACCGAGGTCTTTGTCGACGACTGGTCCGGCGCCATCGCACTGGATTCCGGAGACGGTTACTCCATCGGCGGCATGACCTTCACGGCCTCCATCGAGGGCCATGAAGCAACCCTGTCCGTCACCTCCCAGGGACTCGGCGTTTCCAGCTGGCTCTTGGACGATCCCGCCATCGACGGTGCCCTCGGCGACGAGTCCGTCAGGATCGACTTCGACAGCGCCATGAGCAGCGTTGAGATCGAACTCAGCGGCTTCCATCCCACCTCCCCCGGCTATGACGATGCCAAGGCGACCATGTACGATGCCGATGGCAACGAACTCGGCTCCGTTACCCTTGGCGACGACAACCAGGACACCGGAAGCACCCTGAGCCTCTCCTCAGAAAACGGCAACATCGCCTACGTGATCATCGAAACCGCCGGCGACGCCAATGACGACTTCTACATCGAGTCTGTCAAGGCCACTCCCGCTGACCCGGGCGAAGGCGGCGTAGTTGCAGTTGAGAACATTACTGAAAGTGACGCCTTACACGACGGTTCCTATATCACCCAGGGTGCGGTCCATGTTGGCGGCAACGTGCTTGCCAACGATTGGGACTACGACAACGTGGACTACCCCGAGACCGGCTACCCGGACGGCTCGACCGAACTGTCCGTCACCGGCGTCAACGCCGGAGTGGTAGCTGATTACCATGATGTGGACGACAACGTATCCGGCAGCACTGCCACGACCATCGTGGGCACCTACGGCACCCTGACCATCGGCGCCGACGGCCAATACACCTACACCCCGGACCAGCTCGCCGCCCAGCAGCTCAATGTCGACGATCTGATGCCGGAAGTATTCACCTACACCGTCCAGGATCCCTACGGCGTAGAGCGCTCCGCCACCCTGACCATTCAGGTTCAGGGCACCAACGACGGTCCCGAAGCTCACAACGACTACAGCAACCTTGCCACGGAAGCGGGCGACCGCTACGGCGATGCCGACATCCCGGCCATCGATGTTTCCGGCAACGTGCTCCTCAACGACAGGGACGTCGACAACACGGACTACTCCGACAGCTCCGACCCGGCCGAGATTCAACTGACCGTGTCCAAAGCGTTCAGCTGGTACAACGGCGACCTGGACGATCTGGCCGACGACGGCGGGACTTCGGTTCTGGAAGGTCGCTGGGGCACCCTGACCATCAATGCTGACGGTTCCTACACCTACGAGGTGGATGCGGATAAAACTCAGGGCCTCGACGAAGGCAGCGTAGTCCGCGACGTGTTCTCCTACGAAGTCACCGACCAGGGCGGAAAGAGCGACATCGCCCAGTTGACCTTCGATGTGAACGGCACCAACGACAACCCCAATGCTGTCGACAACTCCAACGTGGTTGTTGAACTCGGAGACGGCCCGACCGAAGGCCCCACGTTCGGTCCCCTCTCCGACGACACAGCTCGGGGCAATGTGAAATTGAATGACAGCGATGATGACGACTGGAATTACCAGCTCACGATCAACGGCATCGCCAAGGGTGACCTGGACGACGACGTGGCAGCCAACTATGACGCCGACGACTTCACAGGTATCGGTGGAATGCCCACGACCATCGCTGGCGAATGGGGAACCCTGACCATCAACCAGTATGGCCAGTACCAATACACCCTGAATGAAGGAGCGACCGACCCGCTGGATACCGACGATGTCGAACACGACACCTTCACCTACCGCGTTATTGACGACAACGGCGACTTCGACCTGGCCACTCTGACCTTCACAGTCTATGGCAACAACGACGCACCGGTAGCAGTTGACGATTACGTCAGCGAATACATGCAGGTAACCAACGCGTTCGAAGCGACCGGCGTCGATGTGGATGGAGCCCAACAGCTCATCTCCATGGACGGCATTACGGTCACGGCATACGTGGACAATGATCACAAGCCTTGGAACAACGGAGACCATCGTCATCCCGATCTGACCACAAAGACCCTGAACGGTTACACCGGCATCGGCGTGAGCTCGGACAAGGACATTGATTCCGGCGAAGTCGACCTCACCAAAAAGGGTGAAGACGAATACCTGGTCGTTTCAATGGACAACCCCGCCGAGTCCGTCACCATCGAACTGGGCGCGCTCTTTGCCAACTCCGGCTACGATGGAGGCAGGACCGAATACGCCCAGGCCACTGCCTGGGGCCGCAACGCCAACAACCAGTTGGTCAAGCTCGGCACCGTGAACGTCTCGGGGGACTCCGACGGCCTGGTCGAATTCACCATGGAAGGCTACGACTTCGACATCGAACGAATCGTCCTCCAGCCGGTGACCAACTATGCCGGCAAGAACGGCAACAACTCCGACTTCGTGCTCGTCTCGGTCGAAGCCTCGTCCCATACCGCAATTGACGAAGGCCAGACTGAACCTGTGATCATCAAGATCGCGGACATCCTTGCTAACGACTACGATGTGGATGCACTCGACACCGTCAGCTTCGCTGGTCTCGTAGCAGGCAGCGAAAATGGCGGATGGGCTGAAGTCGTTGGCGATGAAATCTGGTTCCACGTGGATGCAGACACCAACATGAACAACGGCGCGACAGACTTCGAGTACAGCGTCACTGACGGCGACCGCACCAGCACGGCCACTGTGCATCTGGAAGTCAATCCCACCAATGATGCTCCGACGGCAGAGACCTTCGCGGTCGAAACCAACGAAGATAACGCCATCTCCATCGATGTGCTGGCCCATGCAGCCGATGTCGATCTGGCCGACAATCCGGGCGCCGGAGATGTCCTGTCCATCGACGGCATCACTGACCCGGCTCACGGTACCGTTGAAATCGTCAACGGCGAGGTTCTGTACACGCCCAACGCTGACTACTACGGTCCCGACTCCTTCACCTACACCATTATCGACGGTCAGGGCGGTTCGGTCACCGAGACTGTCAACGTGACGGTCAACCCCCTGAACGATGCCCCCATAGGCATCGACGACGTGGGTCCCGGCATATTCGTCACGGACTCTGACACACCTGTTGACCACTACGGTTGGACCGCTGGCAACCTTGTCAATGCCGACTTCTCGGGTAGACACCTGGTTGATGGCAATCAGCAAAGCATCCACCTCAACGGGGTGACCGTCGTAGGACACTCGGATGCGTTCTTCGGATTTGACCTTGAGCATGAAGACCAGGGTATCGGCATCGATTCAAAGATCCTGTGGCCATGGCCAAACGACACAGACGAAGTGGACAACAAGTACAATGAGTCCATGGACCTCAACTTCGACAACGACCTCTTCTCCGTGGCACTGAACCTCGGCGAAATCACCAACGGTGAATCCGTCCGCATAACCATCAATTATGCTGACGGCACTCAAGGCACCCAAACCGTCGGACACACTTCAGCCAACGGCGACACGTCGTCCGTAACGCTGGGTCTCAACGCCTCTGGATCACCCATCCGGTCCATCAATCTGGCACCGGGCAACAACGGGAGCTCCTTCACCCTCGAGCAGTTGGCAATGACCGCAGCTGCATGGGGTATAACCAGCACGACCTATGAAGACGGCTTCACAGTCTCTGGTCCCGTTGAAGGCAACGTCCTCGGCAACGACATCGATGTGGACGACGTTGACCTGGATGTCAGCGCCATCCATGGCTTTGGCGGCGACGGCACCTTCGATGCAACCACCGGAGAATTCACCGTATACGGTGAACATGGAAGCACCCTGGTCATCAATGCCGAAACCGGTCACTACGAGTATACGCCCGGCGATCTCGACGGCGTCAGCGAGAGCTACACCGACACATTCACCTACACGGTGACTGATGGGCATAACGCCGACCAGGGCGTGTCCCCGGCAACTGCGACCCTCGAAATCCCCGTGCACGTCAATGCCAACATTGTTGACAGCCTTGACGACGGCGGAACCACCATGACCGGCACCGCTGGTGAAGATGTCATCTACATCCACCAAGATGCGACCATGGTCGATCTGTCCGACGGCGGAGCGGATACGGTTATCGTTGATCCGGATTACATCAACGGCAGTGGTCAGAGCGTGACCATCCAAGGTTTCGACACCGACGACACCCTGATCCTGAGCGACCTGCTCGGCGAGTCGGTCACTTTCGACTCATACTCGGAAGGCGACCTGACCCTGACCGTCACTGACAGCAGCGGGACTGAGCAAGCAACGATCATCATCGACAACTATGTGCTTAACGGTGCTGATCCGAGTGCCTTCGTTGGCCACTCCGTGGATATCGGAAGCAACCACGAATCCATCGACAGCTTGATCCAGCACATCCTCGATTCGCCTGACAACATCTAA
- a CDS encoding TolC family outer membrane protein, which translates to MKKFVLALIVLSILFSVPAFADNGTTTLKDSVVAAVKQHPQIKSLLYNRDAVSKAKLSALGRFFPSLDLAGEVGYQEYSSAATRADSTDTHTRTPTDVSLTLTQPIFDGFDRWEDFKREGARLTSAEGRLIDNVETVALDAIRAHVDVVRIRRLVALAGDNITAHQSLLDSITERVEGGAGNRADEMQAKGRVARAETTLVNYVGELRTAEAEYIRTVGVTPEVLGEPDYNPSYIPGTPDQILALTLENNPKIAVYKAEIEVAERTKGQLMSTMYPQVDAYISSRHTDNLDGVDSWVQNNKAMLSANWNLINGGSDYNDVRTAAARINEAQADLQDTTDDLIRQVASAWAEYESSIGQIEKYQEALQYSLESLDMYLMQFNVGQRSLLDVLDATNEVFSNKVQLETATSNRNYTLYKFLALEGQIMKTMEIASSTYEEMPEGQ; encoded by the coding sequence ATGAAAAAATTTGTTCTCGCACTCATTGTTTTGTCCATTCTGTTTTCGGTGCCCGCCTTCGCCGACAACGGAACCACGACGCTGAAAGACAGCGTGGTTGCTGCCGTCAAGCAGCACCCGCAAATCAAATCCCTGCTCTACAACAGGGACGCCGTGTCCAAGGCGAAACTTTCCGCACTGGGTCGCTTCTTCCCCTCGCTGGATCTGGCAGGTGAAGTCGGTTATCAGGAGTACAGCAGCGCAGCCACCCGCGCCGATAGTACCGACACGCACACCAGGACCCCCACGGACGTCAGCCTGACCCTGACACAACCAATTTTTGACGGTTTTGACCGTTGGGAAGACTTCAAGCGTGAAGGTGCCCGCCTGACCTCCGCTGAAGGCCGTCTCATCGACAACGTGGAAACCGTTGCCCTGGACGCCATCCGCGCCCATGTGGACGTGGTCCGCATCCGCAGGCTCGTAGCCCTGGCCGGTGACAACATCACCGCCCACCAGTCTCTCCTCGATTCCATCACCGAACGCGTTGAAGGCGGAGCCGGTAACCGCGCTGATGAGATGCAGGCCAAAGGCCGCGTCGCCAGAGCCGAAACCACTCTTGTCAACTACGTCGGCGAGTTGCGCACCGCAGAAGCCGAATACATCCGCACCGTGGGTGTCACCCCGGAAGTGCTTGGCGAGCCTGACTACAATCCGAGCTATATCCCCGGCACACCTGACCAGATTCTTGCCCTGACTCTTGAGAACAACCCCAAGATCGCTGTCTACAAGGCCGAGATCGAAGTGGCTGAACGCACCAAGGGTCAGCTCATGTCCACCATGTACCCCCAGGTTGATGCCTACATTTCTTCCCGTCACACCGACAACCTCGACGGCGTAGACTCCTGGGTACAGAACAACAAGGCCATGCTCAGCGCCAACTGGAACCTGATCAACGGCGGCAGTGACTACAACGATGTTCGCACTGCGGCTGCCCGCATCAACGAGGCACAGGCTGACCTGCAGGACACCACAGACGACCTTATTCGTCAGGTTGCCTCTGCCTGGGCCGAATACGAATCCAGCATCGGCCAGATCGAAAAGTACCAGGAAGCCTTACAGTACAGCCTGGAGTCCTTGGACATGTACCTGATGCAGTTCAATGTGGGCCAGCGCTCTCTGCTGGACGTGCTCGACGCCACCAACGAGGTGTTCAGCAACAAGGTGCAGCTTGAGACCGCAACCAGCAACCGCAACTACACCCTTTACAAGTTCCTGGCTCTTGAAGGCCAAATCATGAAGACCATGGAAATTGCTTCCTCGACCTATGAAGAGATGCCTGAAGGCCAATAG
- a CDS encoding HD domain-containing phosphohydrolase, translated as MAEQHSQTASEVPKSIGGAGQGVKIAVVLAFVLVISVGILLLANKAVSDKESGMLENQHKRFQLLTQGRVEVIGAWLVNLSQQGDRLIKSDLFRLYAAEIDAYGEDLSSLFGAIRSEDALQEDGEVLAEQLPMMENMLREFSTYAGFLNARILNKKGEAYIATDGHLPPMNEDQQASATAAIMENSPQYSALRKTAQGLEMDVFVPIYPPDAVGGTEEGPREGAVGALMMTRQVSGEITELLSNSPLAVRGEKTRLMQKIGPVYREVTPWTADGFIDVTSPLKFAEDGHLLFGVRPSIADDTEKVFSLGIRIPGPAWWLVQEIDYDAAMNPVEEFNRTVYIVAGLGILTAFLIAGLAWWILTGVQSQRIAGEFKALASQIDDQKRFIDSINANIDEFITLKDTQGKFTYVNDAFAAAASRPKEELIGMDAAAVFGFDTAKRLGSIDDVVIRENRKETISEPIFLRSQRHQFQISKSPYCNAAGVCEGIVEVYRDITEFVAAQEKNKRLIKNAMEALGSTIEAADPYLGGHTKLLAGLSVEVAKAMHLSEMDIAEIETAANLSQIGKMFVPNEILTKPGKLTDEEMATMEEHVEHAYRILKDIDIAEGVLTAIYQMNERLDGTGYPKKIKENDIIMLARILSVLNVFCAMIRPRAYRGAKEPQQALDILSSESSKFDSAVVAALANVITTPAGERLLSTKD; from the coding sequence ATGGCTGAACAACATTCACAAACCGCATCCGAGGTCCCCAAGTCCATTGGGGGGGCAGGGCAGGGCGTCAAAATCGCTGTTGTCCTGGCTTTTGTGCTGGTCATCTCGGTTGGTATCCTGCTTCTCGCCAACAAGGCGGTGAGTGATAAGGAATCCGGGATGCTGGAAAACCAGCATAAACGTTTTCAATTATTGACCCAGGGACGGGTCGAGGTCATCGGTGCCTGGCTGGTCAATCTGTCCCAACAGGGGGACCGGCTCATCAAGTCCGATCTCTTCCGTTTGTATGCCGCCGAGATTGACGCCTATGGCGAGGATCTCTCTTCTCTTTTCGGGGCCATTCGTTCGGAGGATGCACTTCAGGAAGACGGTGAAGTCCTGGCCGAACAGCTCCCCATGATGGAGAACATGCTCAGGGAATTTTCCACGTATGCGGGTTTCCTGAATGCGCGTATCCTGAACAAGAAAGGAGAGGCCTACATTGCCACCGACGGCCACCTGCCCCCCATGAACGAGGACCAGCAGGCTTCTGCCACGGCGGCCATCATGGAAAACAGTCCGCAGTATTCGGCGTTGCGCAAAACGGCTCAGGGTTTGGAGATGGACGTGTTCGTGCCCATCTATCCGCCGGATGCCGTTGGCGGGACTGAAGAAGGGCCTCGTGAAGGGGCTGTGGGAGCTTTGATGATGACTCGGCAGGTCTCAGGAGAGATCACTGAGCTACTTTCCAATTCCCCCTTGGCTGTCAGGGGCGAAAAAACCCGACTGATGCAGAAGATCGGTCCTGTGTATCGGGAAGTCACTCCCTGGACGGCTGACGGCTTTATTGATGTCACCTCACCCCTCAAGTTCGCTGAAGATGGCCATCTTCTTTTCGGCGTCAGGCCGAGCATCGCCGATGATACTGAGAAAGTCTTTTCCCTGGGTATCAGAATCCCCGGTCCTGCTTGGTGGCTGGTCCAGGAAATTGATTATGACGCAGCGATGAACCCCGTCGAGGAATTCAATCGGACCGTGTATATCGTTGCGGGACTGGGCATCCTGACAGCGTTCCTGATTGCCGGATTGGCATGGTGGATTCTGACAGGCGTGCAAAGCCAGCGTATTGCCGGTGAGTTCAAGGCGCTGGCTTCGCAGATCGATGACCAGAAGCGGTTCATCGATTCCATCAATGCCAATATCGACGAATTCATTACCCTGAAGGATACTCAGGGGAAATTCACTTATGTCAATGACGCCTTTGCTGCCGCTGCCAGTCGGCCCAAGGAAGAACTTATCGGTATGGATGCTGCTGCCGTGTTTGGTTTTGATACCGCCAAGCGGCTTGGCTCCATTGATGATGTGGTTATCCGCGAGAATCGCAAGGAGACCATCAGCGAACCCATTTTCCTTCGCTCCCAGCGGCATCAGTTTCAGATATCCAAATCGCCGTACTGCAATGCGGCCGGAGTTTGTGAGGGTATTGTCGAAGTATACCGCGACATCACCGAGTTTGTTGCCGCACAGGAAAAGAACAAGCGACTGATCAAGAACGCCATGGAAGCCTTAGGCAGCACTATTGAAGCAGCGGATCCGTATCTGGGTGGTCATACCAAGTTGCTGGCCGGGTTGTCCGTGGAAGTGGCCAAGGCCATGCATCTGTCGGAAATGGACATTGCTGAAATCGAGACTGCGGCAAACTTGTCACAGATAGGCAAGATGTTCGTTCCCAACGAAATTCTGACCAAGCCCGGCAAATTGACGGATGAGGAAATGGCGACCATGGAAGAGCACGTGGAACACGCCTACAGAATTCTCAAGGATATCGATATTGCCGAGGGAGTGCTCACGGCCATCTACCAGATGAACGAACGTCTGGACGGCACGGGATATCCCAAGAAGATCAAGGAAAACGACATAATCATGCTTGCGCGCATCCTTTCGGTGCTCAACGTGTTCTGTGCCATGATCCGCCCCCGTGCATATCGTGGAGCCAAAGAACCGCAGCAGGCCCTGGATATCCTGTCCAGTGAGTCCTCCAAGTTCGATAGCGCCGTGGTGGCGGCCCTGGCCAATGTCATTACGACACCGGCGGGCGAGCGGTTGCTCAGCACCAAGGACTAA
- a CDS encoding transglutaminase-like cysteine peptidase: MTPLRGIYAVILTVLCTACILAPFGRDGIALAAGEKQRQLLGTMEFKGKIQKLPKWTRVLDKMKAWKGYFQDAATASHPSKSGWYTLKSQIKDKPDIDKLKAVTKFFNKWPYRLDKANWGVSEYWATPWEFLKKSGDCEDYAIAKFYALQEVGFSGDQMRIVAVKDGIRGIGHAILAVFTADDIYILDNQTIMVLSHEKYKHYIPQYSVNEEFRWMHVAPKKKSTYAKAKK; the protein is encoded by the coding sequence ATGACCCCGTTGCGAGGTATATATGCCGTGATCCTGACCGTGCTTTGCACGGCCTGTATCCTCGCACCCTTCGGGAGGGATGGCATAGCCCTGGCAGCTGGCGAAAAACAGCGGCAGTTGCTCGGGACCATGGAATTCAAGGGCAAGATTCAGAAATTGCCCAAATGGACGCGTGTTCTCGACAAGATGAAGGCGTGGAAGGGGTACTTTCAGGATGCGGCCACGGCCTCTCACCCCTCCAAGTCCGGTTGGTATACGCTGAAGAGCCAGATCAAAGACAAGCCCGACATCGATAAGCTCAAGGCCGTGACCAAGTTTTTCAACAAATGGCCGTATCGACTGGATAAGGCCAATTGGGGCGTCAGTGAATACTGGGCTACGCCCTGGGAGTTTCTCAAGAAGTCCGGGGACTGCGAGGACTACGCCATAGCCAAGTTCTATGCCCTGCAGGAAGTGGGGTTTTCCGGCGATCAAATGCGTATCGTGGCCGTCAAGGACGGTATACGCGGCATTGGGCACGCCATTCTGGCGGTATTCACAGCCGACGACATCTACATTCTCGACAACCAGACCATAATGGTCCTGTCCCATGAAAAATATAAGCATTATATCCCGCAGTACTCCGTGAACGAAGAGTTCCGGTGGATGCATGTGGCTCCGAAGAAGAAGTCCACCTACGCGAAGGCAAAGAAATGA